A stretch of DNA from bacterium:
AGCGGCCCCTGCTCACGGTGGATGTCTGGGAGCACGCCTATTACCTGGACTACCAGAACCGCCGCGTCGACTACCTGGACGCCTTCCTGGCCCACCTGGTGGACTGGGCGGCCGTGGCGACCCGCCTGGGCTGAAGCCGGGAGGCCATCAGAGAAAAGCCCCGCCGGCGCGCCGGCGGGGCTTTTGTTCAACCATGGCTCGGGTCGATCACTTGACGAGGAGCATCTTGCCCGCGCGCTCGCGGCCGTCGGCCCGCAGGCGGTAAAGGTAGACGCCGCTGGGCAGGCGGTCGGCGGCGATCTGCACCTCGTGCCGCCCGGCGTTCATGGGCCGCGCCGCGAGGACGGACAGCACCTGCCGGCCCTGCAGGTCGTGCACGGCCAGGTCCACCACGGCCGGCCCGCCCAGCTGGAAGGGCACGATGGTGGAATTGTTGAAGGGATTGGGCCGGCAGGGCCCCAGCCAGAAATCGGCGGGTCCGGGCTGGGTGTCCACCGCCGTGCCGTAGTAGGGATCGCCGCTGTAGCCCAATGCTGTCCAGTCGAGGCGTGTGCCGATGATGTGGCAGTCCAGGCAGGACAGGACGCGCTCTGCGGGACGGCGCGCGCCGTGGTTCACGGGGAACATCATCTGGCGGTCGATCATGCGCCACTGTCCCGTGTAGTGGCCCTGGGCGTTGACCAGGCCACTCCAGGAAGCGGGGTCCTGGGCGGCGGCGGCGGCCACGCCCTGGCGCACGGCGCGGTCGAGCAGGCCCAGGGTGTCCAGGGGCAGCTGCACGAAGTTGGTCATGAGGCTGTCGGCGTCGCCCAGGATGGCCAGGTCGAGGGGCAGGAGGCGGTTGCTGGCCATGTCCTGCGGCACGCGCGACTGCACCCGCCGGAAGGGCGCGATGCGGTGCAGGTAGGTGCGGAAGGCGCCGCGGGGCTGGTCGTCCGTCCACACCGTGCCGTCATACCAGCGGTACTCGGGGGCGCGCGGCGTCAGCCCGACCCCGCTGCGCGGTTGCCAGCGCTTGAAACGCCCGTTCTCGACGACGCGCTCCAGGCGGTCGAAGGCCTGCCATTCCAGGCCGCGCACCTCGGGAATGTGGCAGCTCTCGCAGGCCAGCCAAGTGAAATGGATGAGCGGCACGCCGGAGTGGGCCGGCACCACGATGTTGAGATCGGGACGCGCCGCCTGGCCCACCAGGCTGTGGCAGCCGGCGCAGGTCACCTGGTTGCCGGCCTGGGTGCCGAAGCGCTCCACGGCCCACTGGGTGGGCTTGGGCCGGCCCGCGGCGAAACGGTGGTTCTCGCTGGCGTGGCACACGAAACAGGAGAGGGTCTGGGCGTGCAGGTCGTCCGTGGCGTTGTCGGCGCCCGTGCGGTGCAGGTAGCCGTTGTCGGCGTGCAGGTGGCAGCGCTGACAGGCCTGGGTGGTGGGGTGCGCCACGATGCTGCGGCTGGCCGCGCCCAGGTCGGCGCCGGCGGGGAGGGGCAGGCGCCAGCCCGTGGGGGAGGTGGCGTCCGCCACGGGGCGGCGCGCGGCGGCGTTGGTGAGGGGCTGCCCGCCCACCCGGTAATCCAGGCTGTGGCAGATAAGGCAGTCCACGCTGTGCCAGGCCTCCTCGTTCAACTGGGCGGGGGCCACCCGTCCGGTGGAGGCGTGGCAGCGGGCGCAGCCGGCGGCCTCGCCGCCGGGCGTGGCCGGGTTGTCCAACTGGCGCAGGCCCAGCCAGTCCAGGATGGAGAGGGTGCCGGGCAGGCTGTCCAGGCGGTTGAGCATGCCGTGCGAACCCGTGACCGCGCCGCCGCCCGGATGGAAGATGGTCTGGGCCGGCACGGGCGCCTTCAACTGGAAGTGGGCGCTGTGGGTGAACTGGCGGGCCGTCGCCTCCATCGTCCAGCTGCCGTTGACGTGGCAGGGCGAGGCGCAGGAGCCCGCCCCCGTGTAAACCAGCCAGCTGACATCCGGGTGTTCGGCCCGCGCCGCCAGGCTGCATGCCAGCGCCAGCGACCAGGCCGCGATCCAGCGCGCGCCAACCTGCATGGGAGGATCCTCCGGGAAGTCGTGTTACTCCGTTGACAAGGTAGTGCTTGGACCTGCCGAGTCAAGCGGAAGCACTCTCTCCTCGAACGATTCAGAAAGAAAACGGGCGCTCCCTGGGGGCCGG
This window harbors:
- a CDS encoding T9SS type A sorting domain-containing protein, encoding MQVGARWIAAWSLALACSLAARAEHPDVSWLVYTGAGSCASPCHVNGSWTMEATARQFTHSAHFQLKAPVPAQTIFHPGGGAVTGSHGMLNRLDSLPGTLSILDWLGLRQLDNPATPGGEAAGCARCHASTGRVAPAQLNEEAWHSVDCLICHSLDYRVGGQPLTNAAARRPVADATSPTGWRLPLPAGADLGAASRSIVAHPTTQACQRCHLHADNGYLHRTGADNATDDLHAQTLSCFVCHASENHRFAAGRPKPTQWAVERFGTQAGNQVTCAGCHSLVGQAARPDLNIVVPAHSGVPLIHFTWLACESCHIPEVRGLEWQAFDRLERVVENGRFKRWQPRSGVGLTPRAPEYRWYDGTVWTDDQPRGAFRTYLHRIAPFRRVQSRVPQDMASNRLLPLDLAILGDADSLMTNFVQLPLDTLGLLDRAVRQGVAAAAAQDPASWSGLVNAQGHYTGQWRMIDRQMMFPVNHGARRPAERVLSCLDCHIIGTRLDWTALGYSGDPYYGTAVDTQPGPADFWLGPCRPNPFNNSTIVPFQLGGPAVVDLAVHDLQGRQVLSVLAARPMNAGRHEVQIAADRLPSGVYLYRLRADGRERAGKMLLVK